One genomic window of Danio rerio strain Tuebingen ecotype United States chromosome 24, GRCz12tu, whole genome shotgun sequence includes the following:
- the LOC141380829 gene encoding uncharacterized protein → MTVAQLRSQLTFVRERATPVASCSAAGAWADLRVPVGDNPPPKGSRTSRSSKRSIQASDSGSDPSNQMVALTLTDTRDQMSSAASESGLSLSDDDPDPLAPSRQVSAVKMDPEAGMLAVLSRAASAVGLELVHSPAPRPDRLDGCYVEDQKAKPSKPLVPFFPEVHSRLTQSWRAPFSARAACPSALTALDGGAARGYEVILSVERAIAVNLCPCGAPTWRGLPRLPSKACRLSASLGARAYKAAGQAASAFHAMATYQHYQAQALAELHEGRSNPGLLHELRTATDYALRTTKSAACALGRTMSTLVVQERHLWLNLANMRDVDKVRFLDSPISQAGLFSDTIGKFTQEFKAVKEQSDAKGNVIYRRGRKPAPPAEPSTSTAPRRGRRLTPRKQAAPLPRAPLSPVNGPQSVPETGHAEKRKLALSPLDGRPRFQRYFSVPPKHQ, encoded by the coding sequence atgaccgttgcacagctaagatcgcagctaactttcgtaagagagcgagccaccccagttgcctcctgctctgcagcgggcgcttgggcagatctgagggttccagtgggagataatccgccgcccaagggctcgcggacctctcgttCCTcaaagcgctccatccaagcttctgacagtgggagtgatccgtccaaccagatggtagctctcacgctcactgacaccagagatcagatgtcctccgcggcatcggagagtgggctttcactgtctgaCGACGATCCTGACCCACTCGCCCCCTCCAGGCAGGTGAGCGCCGTCAAAATGGATCCTGAAGCGggcatgttagccgtgctttcccgggctgcttcggccgtggggttggagctggttcattccccagctccgcggccagaccgactagatgggtgctacgtggaggaccagaaggcgaagccttcgaagcctctcgtccccttcttcccggaagtgcacagtaggctcacgcagtcttggagggcacctttctctgcccgtgctgcgtgtccctcggCCCTCActgcccttgacggcggagctgccagggggtatgaggtgatcctgtcagtggagcgcgctatcgcggtcaatctttgtccgtgtGGCGCCCCTACGTGGCGGGGTCTGCcccgtctcccatccaaagcctgtaggttgtctgcctccctcggagccagagcttacaaggctgcgggccaggctgcttccgcctttcacgcgatggccacctaccagcactaccaagcgcaggcgctggccgagctgcacgagggcaggtctaacccaggcttactacatgagctgcgcaccgcgaccgactatgctcttcggactactaagtccgccgcgtgtgcgctggggaggacgatgtccacacttgtggttcaggaacgccacctctggctgaACCTGGCcaatatgcgcgatgttgacaaagttcgctttcttgactcgcccatatcccaggctggcctgttcagcGACACCATCGGTAAATTCACCCaagaattcaaggcggtgaaagagcagtcggatgcgaagggtaatgtcatctatcggcgcggtcgtaagcccgctccgcccgccgagccatccacctccactgctcctcgccgagggcgccggcttacacctcgaaagcaggcagcccccctgcccagggcgccgttaagtccggtaaacggaccgcaaagcgtccctgagacaggccatgcggagaagaggaaacttgctctttccccgctggatgGCAGGCCCCgattccaacggtacttttcagtgccaccaaaacatcaatga